One genomic window of Roseobacter ponti includes the following:
- a CDS encoding glucan biosynthesis protein: MLRRDILKALAALAAAPSVALAEEPGLQTGEGTPFDAQTVVSRARALSARPYEPRPQIPESWRNLTYDQYRKIWFDSRNALWENTDRPQRIDVFPPGLYFPQAVEINVVEAGVARPLTFDMGVFDTTDKFPDVTIDDTLGYSGLRLRAELEDPGIFQEYAVFQGASYFRGIGTGEIYGLSARGLALKTGDPSGEEFPDFTAFWLETPKPGAGAVVLHALLDSPSCSGAWRFDIAHGETLSMQVSATIFAREEMRHVGIAPLTSMFLFDETMRERFSDFRPSVHDSDGLLIHNGAGEVIWRPLANPLSLQISAFSDTDPRGFGLMQRPRNFSDFADLEALYHKRPALWVTPGEDWGSGAVTLVEIPADLEIYDNIVAYWRPSEPLPAGAEHSMTYRLDWGADPAPAAGMPLKVLSTAIGGRPEGGNIVAIDFEDSALVPEDLDRLDIVVRGSAGDVTPGLVQRNPDTNGPRLAFTFRPGEADLIEFRAQLRLDGAPLSEVWLYRWTRA, translated from the coding sequence ATGCTGCGTCGTGACATTCTCAAAGCCCTTGCGGCTCTCGCTGCAGCTCCCTCTGTCGCACTGGCCGAAGAGCCGGGCCTGCAAACCGGGGAGGGCACACCCTTTGATGCGCAGACGGTGGTTTCGCGCGCCCGCGCTCTTTCGGCGCGTCCCTATGAACCGCGGCCGCAGATCCCCGAAAGCTGGCGCAATCTGACCTATGACCAGTATCGCAAGATCTGGTTCGACAGCCGCAATGCGCTGTGGGAAAATACCGACCGGCCGCAGCGGATCGATGTTTTTCCGCCCGGGCTCTACTTCCCGCAGGCGGTTGAGATCAATGTGGTCGAGGCCGGTGTGGCGAGACCGCTCACATTCGATATGGGCGTTTTCGATACCACTGACAAATTCCCCGATGTCACCATCGACGACACGCTGGGCTATTCAGGCCTGCGCCTGCGCGCCGAGCTTGAAGATCCCGGGATTTTTCAGGAATACGCCGTTTTTCAGGGCGCGAGCTATTTCCGCGGCATCGGAACGGGTGAAATCTACGGTCTTTCTGCCCGTGGACTGGCGCTTAAAACCGGCGATCCCTCGGGGGAGGAGTTCCCTGATTTTACCGCCTTCTGGCTGGAGACACCCAAACCGGGGGCCGGGGCTGTGGTGCTGCACGCGCTGCTCGACAGCCCGTCGTGTTCCGGGGCCTGGCGGTTTGACATCGCCCATGGCGAAACCCTGAGCATGCAGGTTTCCGCCACGATATTCGCCCGGGAAGAGATGCGGCATGTGGGCATTGCCCCCCTCACATCAATGTTCCTGTTCGATGAAACCATGCGCGAGCGTTTTTCGGATTTTCGTCCCTCCGTGCACGACAGTGACGGTTTGCTCATCCACAACGGGGCGGGTGAGGTTATCTGGCGGCCACTTGCCAACCCTCTTTCGTTGCAGATCAGCGCGTTTTCGGACACCGATCCGCGCGGCTTTGGCCTGATGCAGCGACCACGCAACTTCAGCGATTTTGCAGATCTTGAAGCGCTCTATCACAAGCGCCCGGCGCTCTGGGTCACGCCTGGCGAAGACTGGGGCTCCGGCGCGGTCACGCTTGTGGAAATCCCCGCTGACCTTGAGATTTACGACAATATCGTCGCCTACTGGCGTCCGTCCGAACCGTTGCCGGCAGGTGCTGAGCACAGCATGACCTACAGGCTCGACTGGGGCGCGGATCCGGCCCCTGCTGCCGGCATGCCTCTCAAAGTGCTGAGCACTGCCATCGGTGGCCGCCCTGAGGGTGGTAATATCGTCGCCATAGATTTTGAAGACAGCGCGCTGGTGCCGGAAGATCTGGACAGGCTCGACATTGTGGTGCGCGGTTCAGCGGGCGATGTAACACCCGGTCTGGTCCAGCGTAATCCGGACACCAACGGGCCGCGCCTTGCCTTTACCTTCCGGCCGGGAGAGGCCGATCTTATCGAATTCCGTGCCCAGCTGCGCCTTGACGGCGCTCCGCTGAGCGAAGTGTGGCTGTACCGCTGGACACGCGCATGA
- the mdoH gene encoding glucans biosynthesis glucosyltransferase MdoH has translation MSDARLSVMPASAPLEMRPQDLSAPAPAAGRGPAAGARYTGWRMALFLPALAGTALLVAGLHSWLAETGMTGLEWVLLFMIGMTFVWVTLSVSTVGVAIAGLLAHARSDEPGADETAPLDVALLVPVHNENPADVFGNAAAMLDDLAARRGPHRYALFILSDTTDAAIADEEARAFAMLRAGAPQGFTVWYRRRLTNTDKKVGNLVDWITGWGAAWQAMVVLDADSLMTGRAIDRLAGEMSRDPSAGLIQTFPMLIGASTLFARLQQFSNIAYGWLLAEGLATWARSEGNYWGHNAIIRTRAFAASAGLPHLAGRDGRAELILSHDFVEAGLLRRAGWQVRFLPRVSGSYEETPGTLIDYVLRDQRWCRGNLQHLRLLGTAGLHPVSRFHLLHGAVSYLLSPAWFVLLIVWSLLGKDSETNVIRYFNETNPLFPDWPPAMSHIDSAVFLVIMYAMLLTPKLTGAAIIALHPKATRLYGGRLAFLGAFVVEVVLSVAYAPVLMIQQTRAVMRAALGRGNAWAPQSRRAAAYPLSTLIRFHRVETVLGLVLAAGLVTGLVSLWLIPIAASLCLAVPLSALSSVPVSARLPHALRMDSPHSLREPAILTRARSQRLRVSDLLSGRGMPAE, from the coding sequence ATGAGTGACGCCCGCCTCAGTGTCATGCCTGCGTCGGCACCGCTTGAGATGCGCCCGCAGGACCTGTCGGCACCTGCCCCGGCTGCCGGGCGCGGTCCTGCGGCCGGCGCGCGGTACACCGGCTGGCGGATGGCACTGTTCCTGCCCGCACTTGCCGGAACCGCCCTGCTGGTGGCCGGTCTGCACAGCTGGCTGGCCGAAACCGGAATGACGGGCCTTGAATGGGTGCTGCTTTTCATGATCGGGATGACCTTTGTCTGGGTCACCCTGTCTGTGAGCACGGTGGGTGTCGCCATCGCAGGGCTTCTGGCACATGCGCGCTCGGACGAGCCGGGCGCAGATGAAACCGCGCCGCTCGATGTGGCGCTGCTCGTGCCAGTACACAATGAAAACCCGGCAGATGTTTTCGGCAATGCCGCGGCGATGCTGGATGATCTGGCAGCGCGGCGCGGCCCGCATCGCTATGCTCTTTTTATCCTGTCGGACACCACAGATGCGGCCATTGCCGACGAGGAGGCCCGCGCGTTTGCGATGCTGCGCGCCGGTGCGCCGCAGGGTTTCACCGTCTGGTACCGGCGCAGGCTGACCAACACCGACAAGAAGGTCGGGAATCTCGTGGACTGGATCACCGGATGGGGAGCTGCCTGGCAGGCGATGGTCGTGCTGGATGCTGACAGTCTGATGACCGGGCGGGCCATCGACCGGCTGGCCGGCGAAATGAGCCGGGACCCGTCCGCCGGGCTCATACAGACCTTTCCGATGCTGATCGGGGCCAGCACGCTCTTTGCCCGACTTCAGCAGTTCTCCAACATCGCTTACGGGTGGCTGCTGGCCGAGGGACTGGCGACCTGGGCGCGCAGCGAGGGCAATTACTGGGGGCACAACGCCATTATCCGCACGCGCGCCTTTGCGGCCTCTGCCGGGTTGCCGCATCTGGCGGGGCGGGATGGCCGCGCCGAGCTCATTCTGAGCCATGACTTTGTCGAAGCGGGGCTTCTGCGACGCGCAGGCTGGCAGGTGCGGTTTCTGCCCCGGGTCTCCGGCAGCTATGAAGAAACACCAGGCACGCTTATCGATTACGTGCTGCGTGATCAGCGCTGGTGTCGCGGCAATCTGCAGCATCTGCGGCTGCTGGGTACCGCGGGCCTGCATCCGGTCTCGCGGTTTCATCTGCTGCACGGGGCTGTAAGCTATCTGCTGTCGCCTGCGTGGTTTGTGCTGCTGATTGTCTGGTCGCTGCTGGGCAAAGACAGCGAGACCAATGTGATCCGGTATTTCAACGAAACGAACCCGCTCTTCCCCGACTGGCCGCCCGCCATGAGCCATATCGATTCTGCGGTCTTTCTCGTGATCATGTACGCCATGCTGCTGACGCCGAAACTGACCGGGGCCGCGATCATTGCGCTGCACCCCAAGGCCACGCGGCTCTACGGTGGTCGCCTCGCTTTTCTGGGGGCATTCGTCGTCGAAGTGGTGCTGTCGGTGGCCTATGCACCGGTGCTGATGATCCAGCAGACCCGCGCGGTGATGCGCGCAGCCCTGGGCCGTGGCAATGCCTGGGCGCCGCAGTCGCGCCGGGCCGCTGCCTATCCGCTGTCGACGCTGATCCGGTTTCACCGGGTGGAGACAGTTCTCGGACTGGTCCTTGCCGCCGGTCTTGTGACCGGGCTTGTGTCCCTCTGGCTCATCCCGATTGCCGCGAGCCTGTGCCTTGCCGTACCGCTGTCGGCGCTGAGTTCTGTGCCGGTCTCCGCGCGCCTGCCGCATGCTCTGCGCATGGACAGCCCGCATTCCTTGCGTGAGCCCGCCATTCTGACCCGTGCCCGCAGCCAGCGTCTGCGCGTCAGCGATCTGCTCTCGGGGCGGGGGATGCCGGCAGAATAA
- a CDS encoding rhodanese-like domain-containing protein, with product MVLSLGALAGGGVLAAGWFNVFAENDGNALSPGEAHDLAARGDILLVDIRRPDEWVRTGVGEGALPIDMRRADFIDELLVRTGGRTDVPVALICARGVRSRRLSARLESAGFTEIRDVPEGMLGSGAGPGWLDRGLPVTVRQ from the coding sequence ATGGTTCTGAGCCTCGGCGCCCTTGCAGGTGGCGGTGTGCTTGCAGCCGGGTGGTTCAATGTTTTTGCGGAAAATGACGGTAATGCTCTGAGTCCGGGTGAGGCGCATGACCTCGCGGCTCGTGGCGACATCTTACTGGTCGATATCCGGCGCCCGGATGAATGGGTACGGACAGGCGTGGGCGAGGGGGCCTTGCCGATCGACATGCGCCGCGCCGATTTTATTGACGAACTGCTGGTGCGCACAGGCGGCCGCACGGATGTTCCGGTGGCTCTTATCTGTGCGCGGGGCGTGCGTTCGCGGCGCCTGTCGGCGCGGCTTGAGAGTGCCGGGTTCACAGAGATAAGAGACGTGCCTGAAGGCATGCTGGGTTCAGGGGCCGGTCCCGGATGGCTCGACCGCGGCCTGCCGGTAACGGTCCGGCAGTAG
- a CDS encoding YHS domain-containing (seleno)protein: MRFPLTFFATAAAAVTFATASFAGDQYIDPTGFAVSGYDVVAYFDLEQSPVGAEQPVAVPGNKDITADYNGAVFAFSTEANRDRFVANPAAYAPQYDGHCAYGVAKGGKVPGNPNLWRIVDDKLYLNITKNVVGFWEEDIDGNLDLSEGNWVSIEPAAASDREIPQFSSTAPVN; the protein is encoded by the coding sequence ATGCGTTTTCCCCTGACCTTCTTCGCCACCGCTGCTGCTGCCGTAACATTCGCCACCGCTTCTTTCGCCGGTGACCAGTACATCGATCCGACCGGCTTTGCCGTTTCCGGCTATGACGTGGTTGCCTATTTCGATCTGGAACAGTCGCCGGTCGGCGCGGAACAGCCTGTCGCCGTACCGGGCAACAAAGACATCACAGCCGATTACAACGGCGCCGTTTTTGCCTTTTCAACCGAAGCAAACCGCGACAGATTTGTCGCCAACCCGGCAGCCTATGCCCCACAGTATGACGGTCACTGTGCCTATGGTGTGGCCAAGGGCGGAAAAGTGCCCGGCAACCCCAACCTGTGGCGGATCGTTGATGACAAACTGTACCTCAATATCACAAAGAACGTCGTCGGCTTCTGGGAAGAAGACATTGACGGAAATCTTGATCTGTCCGAAGGCAACTGGGTCAGCATTGAGCCCGCGGCAGCCTCTGATCGTGAGATCCCGCAGTTTTCAAGCACGGCTCCGGTCAACTGA
- a CDS encoding SseB family protein has product MTDQTPLDAAHAAMQADPADDAARLRFYERLAETELFLMLETEAGDDSDQITPELFELDDARFVLVFDRQERLAGFAGGTAPFVSLSGRAIAGMLQGQGIGLAVNPDVAPSSILLPEEAVEWLNGILANQPDETEARIVEVRAPGGLPETLISALDAKLATAMGLALHACLVGVRYSDDTAGHLLGFVGAVPGAETALARAAGEALSFSGIEAGAMDVAFFRANEPMAERLERAGLRFDLPQAQEASTLRPAPGRDPARPPKLT; this is encoded by the coding sequence ATGACTGACCAGACCCCCCTTGATGCGGCTCATGCGGCGATGCAGGCGGATCCTGCGGATGATGCCGCCCGGTTGCGTTTTTATGAGCGCCTGGCAGAGACAGAGCTTTTCCTGATGCTCGAAACCGAAGCAGGCGATGACAGTGACCAGATCACGCCGGAGCTTTTTGAACTCGATGACGCGCGGTTCGTGCTTGTGTTTGACCGGCAGGAGCGGCTGGCAGGCTTTGCCGGCGGCACGGCGCCTTTCGTGAGCCTCTCAGGCCGGGCAATCGCGGGTATGCTGCAGGGTCAGGGCATCGGGCTCGCAGTCAATCCGGATGTGGCGCCGTCCTCTATACTGCTGCCGGAAGAAGCGGTGGAATGGCTTAACGGTATCCTGGCCAATCAACCGGACGAGACAGAGGCCCGTATCGTCGAAGTCCGCGCCCCGGGCGGGCTGCCTGAAACGCTGATTTCTGCACTGGACGCTAAACTTGCCACCGCCATGGGGCTGGCGCTGCACGCCTGTCTTGTCGGGGTGCGCTACAGCGATGACACCGCCGGACACTTGCTGGGGTTCGTGGGGGCCGTGCCCGGTGCGGAGACGGCTCTGGCACGCGCAGCCGGTGAAGCGCTGAGTTTCTCCGGCATCGAAGCCGGTGCCATGGATGTGGCGTTTTTCCGGGCAAATGAGCCGATGGCGGAACGTCTCGAACGCGCAGGCCTGCGGTTTGATCTGCCCCAGGCTCAGGAGGCGTCGACCCTGCGTCCGGCCCCTGGCCGTGATCCTGCGCGACCGCCAAAGCTGACCTGA
- a CDS encoding uracil-DNA glycosylase family protein: MTDIADQIRACTLCRDRFAQTATAHAPNPVVWFRPGARILIASQAPGLKVHRANTPFWDASGKRLRSWLGMDDDTFYDRDRVAIVPMAFCFPGYDDRGSDLPPPPVCAKTWRREALDTLPDVALTVVIGAYAMRWHLGRVASVTAAVEQRTGRNRQIFALPHPSWRNTGWLRKNPWFEQDVVPDLQRTVREVLHD, translated from the coding sequence GTGACAGATATCGCCGATCAGATACGCGCCTGCACCCTGTGCCGGGACCGCTTTGCGCAAACTGCGACAGCGCACGCGCCGAACCCGGTGGTCTGGTTCCGGCCCGGTGCGCGGATTCTCATCGCAAGCCAGGCCCCGGGGCTGAAGGTGCATCGCGCCAATACGCCGTTCTGGGATGCTTCCGGCAAGCGGCTGCGATCCTGGCTGGGCATGGACGACGATACTTTCTATGACCGTGACCGTGTGGCGATCGTGCCGATGGCATTCTGTTTTCCCGGCTATGACGACAGGGGATCGGATCTGCCGCCGCCACCCGTTTGCGCGAAAACCTGGCGACGGGAAGCGCTTGACACACTGCCGGATGTGGCGCTGACCGTGGTGATCGGGGCCTATGCCATGCGCTGGCATCTGGGCCGGGTGGCGTCGGTGACGGCGGCTGTCGAGCAGCGGACCGGGCGAAACCGGCAGATTTTTGCATTGCCCCACCCAAGCTGGCGCAATACAGGCTGGCTCAGGAAAAACCCGTGGTTTGAACAGGACGTCGTGCCGGATCTTCAGCGCACGGTGCGTGAGGTGCTGCATGACTGA
- a CDS encoding ArsR/SmtB family transcription factor: protein MKQDISQVPDLTIAAAQFAALGSEQRLAVLRCLVRAGPDGLSIGELGERTGITGSTLTHHVKILASAGLVSQARQGRSIICAAVAYDDVRALSGFLLTECCADSARTSKDS from the coding sequence ATGAAACAGGATATCTCTCAGGTCCCCGACCTCACCATCGCGGCCGCACAGTTTGCGGCCCTTGGCTCTGAACAGCGGCTTGCCGTGTTGCGCTGTCTTGTGCGCGCGGGTCCCGACGGGCTCAGCATTGGTGAGCTTGGCGAGCGGACGGGCATCACCGGCTCAACCCTCACGCATCACGTGAAAATTCTCGCCTCCGCAGGCCTCGTATCGCAGGCCAGGCAGGGGCGCAGCATCATTTGTGCTGCCGTCGCTTATGACGATGTGCGAGCCCTGTCCGGGTTTCTGCTCACCGAATGCTGTGCTGACAGTGCACGCACCTCTAAGGATTCCTGA
- a CDS encoding permease: MADTTQAAPRPAFWRSPGAWGATALVFVLLAVFDPGQVLPTAQFTLNAIAHTAPFILFAVLAVAYLKASGAETLLARAFEGRQSRMIVMAALLGGLSPFCSCEVIPFIAALLAVGAPLGAVMAFWLASPLMDPAMFAITSGTLGWEFAIAKTLAAVGLGVMGGFGTMVFAKTPVFADPLRERPAVGGCCGVKKPFSGAPVWAFWSDADRRVTFRDTAVENALFLLKWLTLAYVFEALMLRYVPAELIAGLLGGQGLWPVVMGALVGAPAYLNGYAAVPLVDALLAQGMAPGAAMSFVIAGGVSCIPAAIAVWALVKPRVFAAYIGFAMIGALIAGLAWQSIA; this comes from the coding sequence ATGGCCGATACCACACAAGCCGCGCCGCGCCCCGCCTTTTGGAGATCGCCCGGTGCCTGGGGCGCCACCGCGCTCGTCTTTGTCCTGCTCGCGGTTTTTGATCCCGGACAGGTTCTGCCAACCGCGCAGTTCACGCTGAACGCGATCGCGCATACGGCACCCTTTATTCTTTTTGCCGTTCTGGCGGTGGCCTATCTCAAGGCATCGGGTGCGGAGACACTTCTCGCGCGGGCGTTCGAGGGGCGCCAGTCCCGCATGATCGTCATGGCAGCCCTGCTGGGCGGGCTTTCACCCTTTTGCAGCTGCGAGGTCATTCCCTTCATCGCGGCGCTGCTTGCTGTCGGCGCCCCGCTCGGGGCCGTGATGGCCTTCTGGCTGGCCTCTCCGCTGATGGATCCTGCGATGTTTGCGATCACGTCCGGCACGCTCGGGTGGGAGTTTGCGATCGCCAAGACACTTGCTGCGGTGGGCCTGGGCGTCATGGGGGGCTTTGGCACGATGGTTTTCGCCAAAACACCCGTTTTCGCCGATCCGCTGCGCGAACGGCCGGCTGTGGGTGGTTGCTGCGGTGTGAAAAAGCCGTTCTCCGGGGCGCCCGTATGGGCCTTCTGGTCTGACGCGGACCGGCGCGTCACCTTCCGCGATACGGCAGTCGAAAACGCGCTGTTCCTGCTGAAATGGCTGACGCTGGCTTATGTATTCGAGGCCCTGATGCTGCGCTATGTGCCGGCAGAACTGATTGCCGGTCTGCTCGGCGGTCAGGGTCTCTGGCCTGTGGTCATGGGGGCGCTGGTCGGGGCACCGGCCTATCTTAACGGCTATGCTGCTGTGCCGCTGGTGGATGCTCTGCTGGCCCAGGGAATGGCGCCGGGTGCCGCGATGTCCTTTGTAATCGCCGGTGGCGTCAGCTGTATCCCCGCCGCAATCGCGGTATGGGCGCTGGTGAAGCCGCGCGTCTTTGCCGCCTATATCGGGTTTGCCATGATCGGGGCCCTGATCGCAGGTCTGGCCTGGCAGAGCATCGCCTGA
- a CDS encoding ABC transporter ATP-binding protein gives MLAFENVSKSYWTGTQHKVILDDVSFKVELGRSLGILAPNGTGKTTLINMMAGLEKPDAGEIRRACNISFPLGFMGGVVNKVSAVENARYIARLYGLDPDYVESFCRWLCGLDEYFDQPLGTYSAGMRARFSFALMLALDFDMYLIDEGMPTTTDAEFNRKAGEILQERLRTTTIIIVSHQAKTLEKFARSAAVLVGGQFHMFDTLEEAKQLYDYETDS, from the coding sequence ATGCTGGCATTTGAGAATGTATCCAAGTCCTACTGGACGGGGACGCAGCACAAAGTCATCCTGGACGATGTGTCCTTCAAGGTTGAGCTTGGCAGGTCGCTTGGCATCCTGGCGCCTAACGGCACCGGTAAAACGACGCTGATCAATATGATGGCGGGACTGGAAAAGCCTGACGCGGGCGAGATCCGGCGCGCCTGCAATATTTCCTTCCCGCTCGGGTTTATGGGCGGCGTCGTCAACAAAGTATCGGCTGTGGAAAACGCGCGCTATATCGCGCGGCTTTACGGGCTGGACCCTGATTATGTCGAAAGCTTCTGTCGCTGGCTCTGCGGACTGGATGAATACTTTGATCAGCCGCTCGGCACCTACTCGGCGGGGATGCGCGCACGGTTTTCGTTTGCCCTGATGCTGGCGCTTGATTTCGACATGTATCTCATTGATGAGGGCATGCCGACGACAACCGATGCGGAGTTCAACCGCAAAGCCGGGGAAATACTGCAGGAACGCCTGCGCACGACCACGATTATCATTGTCTCTCACCAGGCAAAGACACTCGAGAAATTCGCCCGCTCCGCTGCTGTGCTGGTCGGCGGGCAGTTTCACATGTTCGACACACTGGAAGAAGCGAAACAGCTTTATGACTACGAAACCGACAGCTAG
- a CDS encoding capsule biosynthesis protein, translated as MTTKPTARKYRIRRTGPEPGTRPAASAEQQPAATPQQPAPDAGPAAAAQPGRELPGRQVASAKSSPERPPEANSNAQAQAGVPPKARAQQAAAKPSGSPETVALQLDAIRREGLTGRQLRMARRIAHKHELAPTSDFDAVRLLRARGIDPFQRANMLELVVPGGEAAAKQATGTGQEPTGRIQLPQTVPGPSETLPSTNVSPAEQRNRQISEIQADISRRRRRKMVMLVSRLAAFVMLPTLIAGIYFFFVATPMYATKSEFLILQADAQAGGAAAGLLSGTQFATSQDSIAVQSYLQSKDAMLRLDRDIGFKSHFTQPWIDPIQRMSEDPTNEDAYRAYQKRVKVGYDPTEGVLRMEVVAADPEISARYSQALIDYAEERVNSLSQQKRGDQMAEAEKSFRQAEEERRAAQEALVNLQLQGATLDPEAVIASLRQQITQVEMQVLEKELQLAALLDNSRPNQSRVDGARGDIRRLNEQLAELNARMTDASQGENSLAQLSVRSQMAQADLATRDMLLQSALQQMEQTRLEANRQVRYLTTSVRPVAPQEASYPRSFENTILAFLIFAGVYLMVSLTASILREQVTS; from the coding sequence ATGACTACGAAACCGACAGCTAGGAAGTATCGTATCCGGCGCACCGGGCCCGAGCCGGGCACGCGCCCGGCGGCTTCTGCTGAACAGCAGCCCGCCGCGACGCCACAGCAGCCGGCGCCGGACGCAGGACCCGCAGCTGCCGCGCAACCCGGCAGGGAACTGCCCGGGCGCCAGGTGGCATCCGCGAAGTCTTCTCCGGAACGGCCGCCGGAAGCTAACTCCAATGCACAGGCACAGGCAGGCGTGCCGCCCAAAGCGCGCGCACAGCAGGCCGCGGCAAAACCCTCAGGTTCACCCGAAACCGTGGCGCTGCAACTTGACGCGATCCGGCGAGAGGGTCTGACAGGGCGCCAGCTGCGCATGGCACGGCGCATCGCTCACAAACACGAACTGGCGCCGACATCCGATTTTGACGCTGTGCGTCTGTTGCGGGCACGCGGCATTGATCCCTTTCAGCGCGCCAATATGCTTGAGCTCGTTGTGCCAGGCGGCGAAGCGGCCGCGAAACAGGCAACGGGCACCGGCCAGGAGCCGACGGGTCGCATTCAGCTGCCTCAGACAGTGCCGGGCCCGTCCGAAACGCTGCCGTCAACAAATGTGAGCCCTGCCGAGCAGCGTAACCGCCAGATTTCGGAGATACAGGCAGATATTTCCCGCCGGCGCCGCCGCAAGATGGTGATGCTGGTCAGCCGGCTGGCCGCCTTCGTGATGCTGCCCACGCTGATTGCCGGCATCTACTTTTTCTTCGTCGCGACGCCGATGTATGCAACCAAATCCGAATTCCTGATCCTTCAGGCGGACGCTCAGGCCGGTGGCGCCGCCGCAGGTCTGCTGAGCGGAACTCAGTTTGCCACCTCCCAGGACAGTATCGCGGTGCAGTCCTACCTGCAGTCGAAAGACGCCATGCTGCGTCTGGACCGGGATATCGGCTTCAAATCGCACTTTACGCAGCCCTGGATCGACCCCATTCAGCGGATGTCGGAAGACCCGACCAATGAGGATGCCTATCGTGCCTATCAGAAACGCGTAAAGGTCGGGTATGACCCGACCGAAGGTGTTCTGCGCATGGAGGTCGTTGCGGCTGATCCCGAAATCAGCGCCCGTTACAGCCAGGCACTGATCGATTACGCAGAAGAACGCGTGAACAGCCTCAGTCAGCAAAAACGCGGTGACCAGATGGCCGAAGCTGAGAAGAGCTTTCGCCAGGCAGAGGAAGAACGCCGGGCGGCACAGGAAGCGCTGGTAAACCTGCAGCTTCAGGGCGCGACGCTGGATCCGGAAGCGGTCATTGCCAGCCTGCGTCAGCAGATCACGCAGGTCGAAATGCAGGTCCTGGAGAAAGAACTGCAGCTTGCGGCGCTGCTTGATAACAGCCGGCCGAACCAGTCCCGTGTGGACGGTGCGCGCGGCGATATCCGTCGCCTCAACGAACAGCTTGCAGAGCTGAACGCCCGGATGACTGACGCCAGCCAGGGTGAAAACTCACTGGCGCAGCTCAGCGTACGCAGCCAGATGGCGCAGGCCGATCTCGCCACCCGCGATATGCTGCTGCAGTCGGCGCTGCAACAGATGGAACAGACCAGGCTCGAGGCAAACCGTCAGGTGCGGTATCTGACAACCAGCGTCAGACCGGTGGCCCCTCAGGAAGCCAGCTATCCGCGCAGCTTTGAGAATACCATTCTTGCGTTCTTGATCTTTGCAGGTGTCTATCTGATGGTGTCCCTGACAGCATCCATTCTCAGAGAACAGGTGACCTCCTGA
- the kdsA gene encoding 3-deoxy-8-phosphooctulonate synthase — MTHVSVGDLTIGNDLPLTVIAGPCQLESEDHAQMIAGRMKEACDAAGAQYVFKASYDKANRTSLSGIRGPGIDAGLKVLQSVGRAIGVPVLTDVHNEAQCALAADAVDILQIPAFLSRQTDMLLAAGATGAVINVKKGQFLAPWDMPNIVTKIESTGNRRILLTERGTSFGYNALVADMRSLPQMAQTGYPVVMDATHSVQQPGGKGGSSGGQREFAPVMARAAVAVGVGAVFIETHEDPDQSPSDGPNMIYLDKMPELIDTLMQFDRLAKASPLEF; from the coding sequence ATGACGCATGTATCCGTCGGCGACCTGACAATCGGCAATGATCTCCCGCTGACGGTCATCGCCGGACCCTGCCAGCTGGAAAGCGAAGACCATGCGCAGATGATCGCGGGACGGATGAAGGAAGCCTGTGACGCTGCCGGTGCGCAGTATGTGTTCAAAGCTTCCTATGACAAAGCCAACCGCACCTCTCTGAGCGGCATCCGGGGGCCGGGCATCGATGCCGGTCTCAAGGTTCTGCAATCGGTCGGGCGCGCCATCGGCGTGCCGGTGCTGACAGATGTGCATAACGAGGCGCAGTGCGCGCTTGCGGCGGACGCGGTGGATATCCTGCAGATCCCGGCTTTTCTCAGCCGCCAGACCGATATGCTGCTGGCTGCAGGGGCCACAGGCGCCGTGATTAACGTTAAAAAGGGCCAGTTTCTCGCGCCCTGGGACATGCCGAACATCGTCACGAAAATCGAATCCACCGGAAACAGGCGCATCCTTCTGACCGAGCGTGGCACATCTTTTGGCTATAACGCGCTGGTTGCCGATATGCGCAGCCTGCCGCAGATGGCGCAGACCGGCTACCCGGTGGTCATGGACGCCACGCATTCGGTTCAGCAGCCGGGCGGCAAAGGCGGATCAAGTGGCGGACAACGCGAATTTGCGCCTGTGATGGCGCGTGCCGCTGTGGCTGTCGGCGTGGGCGCAGTCTTTATCGAGACCCATGAAGATCCGGACCAGTCCCCGTCAGACGGACCGAATATGATTTATCTCGACAAGATGCCGGAACTCATCGACACGCTGATGCAGTTCGACCGGCTTGCCAAAGCTTCACCGCTGGAATTCTGA